The Lacrimispora xylanolytica genome has a segment encoding these proteins:
- a CDS encoding RnfABCDGE type electron transport complex subunit G, whose amino-acid sequence MKYGQILKDALILFAITVISGLILGGVHELTRDTINKSAIAAHLEAYKTVFPDAVDFKADDKLTDALKKSNEELPSQDYGNVGLDQALQAVDKSGSVLGYVVTSHSNDSYDGLVQILVGINADKTIKGIEMLELNDTPGLGQRAEEPEFKGQFAGKSGESLTVTKSGNAGEGEINAISGATITSRAVTNAVNAALYLMYQNVDQ is encoded by the coding sequence TGCAATTACTGTAATATCCGGTTTGATTCTTGGTGGTGTTCATGAGCTGACCAGAGATACGATTAATAAGTCAGCGATTGCAGCTCATCTGGAAGCCTACAAAACTGTATTTCCTGATGCGGTTGATTTCAAAGCTGATGATAAACTTACGGATGCATTAAAAAAGAGCAATGAAGAGCTTCCATCACAGGATTACGGTAATGTTGGCTTAGATCAGGCATTGCAGGCTGTGGATAAAAGCGGATCAGTTCTCGGGTATGTAGTTACTTCTCATTCCAATGACAGCTATGATGGACTGGTACAGATCCTGGTTGGAATCAATGCTGATAAGACGATTAAAGGAATTGAAATGCTGGAACTAAATGATACTCCTGGTCTTGGTCAAAGAGCAGAGGAGCCGGAGTTTAAGGGCCAGTTTGCAGGTAAGTCAGGAGAAAGTCTGACCGTAACAAAGTCTGGCAATGCAGGTGAGGGTGAAATTAATGCCATAAGCGGAGCCACCATTACCTCCCGTGCAGTTACCAATGCAGTGAATGCTGCACTATACCTTATGTATCAAAACGTTGACCAATAG